In the genome of Luteitalea pratensis, the window TCGGCTCACGCGCGGGCGTATCCATCCGGTATCCCTGTGGGGCGCGATCATGGTGTTCATCTGGTTCATCGTCACTTTCGTTGTCGTGGCGCCCACACCGGCGTGGCAAGATTTCGCCGAGTGGCTCGTTCGATGAGTGACACGCCCGCGCCACCTGGCTAGGGTGCCGCAGCAGCCCGTGGCGCAAGTCACTGAGTCGATGCATGTGGCCCGCATGCATCCGGCGAAGCCGAAGGTCAGGGTGCGCACCAGCCGACCGGACGAAATTGGCTCGCGAGGACGCGAGTCCAAGTCGGGCCACGCACCAATTCCCTGGTTGCCCGGACACTATGACCGCAAGAGAAGCGTGCGGCGAACGGCGCGCAACCCTATCATCGCGGCTGCGACTCCGACCAGGGTCATCGTCGTTGGTTCTGGAATGGCTGCCGACGCCTGCGGTGCATAGACACACTGACGAGCGCGCGGCGGATCATATCGGCCTCACAGTTGTTCTACGCCCAACAGGGCCTTGCGGGTCGTGCGATAGCTCCTACAGTGGTGACTGCTCCGCGTGATGCACGAGGGTGGCGTCGAAGACCCCGAGTCATTCCATGCGATTCCCTGTGAGACGCGCCCCACGGCTGTTCAGATCCAGAGTGTCTGCGCCGCGTCTTCTCCACGCATTGGCAGATCCTGCTTGTCTGCGATCGGCGCGCCGACCGTGTGTGGGCAAGACACTCGCTCAAACCGTGCATGCGGATGTCTCGCACGCGCGCCCTACGGTTCATGCAGCGCAGCATCGATGGTCCTCTGGCCGAGGGCCGCCATTGCGGGATCGTCACGAGAGTGCGTCAGGTACGCCAGTCCCAGCGCCAGCGCCCAGCCGCGGGCCCGCGTCTTCAATGCATCAGGCTCCTCGCCCGTCCACGCGTCGAAGCTCGATCGAATCGATCGCGGCAGCATCCAGAGAAGGGAGAGATCCGTCGCTGGATCACCGGAGGTGAGATCGCCGAAGTCGATCACGCCCGACAGGGAGCCGTCGCTCACCAGCAGGTTGCCCGGATGAAGATCCCCGTGGAGCCACAGTGGCGGTCCGGACCACGGCGGCGCCGAGAGCGCGCGGTCCCACAGGCTGAGCACTGCGGCTCGGTCCACGACGCCGTCAAGCTGTTGGAGATGCTGGTGCAATGCAGCGGTGCGCGCCTCGAGCGGCACACCTCGCCACGGATTACGCGGGGCGTCCGCAGGTGCGGGCTGGTGGAGCGCGCGAGAGAAGCGCTCCAATGCGGCACCGGTTGCCACGGGGTCCGGCAAGGCGGCATGCAGGAGACTCTCGCCAGGCAGCCATCGGACGACGGACCACGACCAGCCGAACATGGCGCCAGCAACCCCCACACGAACAGGTACGGGCACCGGCACGGGCAGTCGCAGGGACAACTGCGGCAGCCACCGTTGCTCGTATTCGATCAGCGGCGCGGACGCCGCGCGACGAGGCAAACGGACAGCCAGCTCGTCCCCCAGGCGGAACACGGCGTTGTCCCAGCCTTCGGAGACCTTGACTGGCACCAGATGGGCGAGGTCCGGATGTTGTTCCTGGAGCAGGGCGTGAACGAGTGAAGCGTCGACGATGAGGTCGGCCGCTGGCTTTGTCCCGATGGCCATGCTTGGCAGTGATCGTACAACTGTGGCGCGCTGCCGCCACGCCGCATGCGACGCGACGAGCGCGCGTCCACGCTCCTGACGTCGAACCGTCCCGTCGACGACTGGGGAAGCTTCTCGGCCACACGGCTGCGGTGAGCGCGCTCCTCGATCGCCTGCGCCATCACGCCAACGTCCTCAAGTGCGGCCTCCAGAGCTGGGGGACGAAGCTCCAGACCGATGTGCGACCAGAGGAAACAATGCGATAATCCTGCCTCGTTTCGGACGCCACGTTATCGCTAAGCAGAAGCAGGAAGGGTTGCCTCCGAGATGGCGGAGACAGACGCAGGGATGAACAGGCCGAGGAGTGCCTCGGCCGGGTCATGCCCATTTCCGAGGCGATGCCGTGAACCGCTGGGACGTGCGACCCATCGTCTGGTCGAACCATCCGTTGATCGTCGCCACCAGGTCGGTCGGCGCCCTGCATCGTGACCTCACAAGGCCGGCCACCTGCCGGTTGCGTCCATGAACGTCGAGCCCAGCCGAGCCGTACGGGTCTCGCGAGCGTCGGCCTGCCCTGTACGTACCGCGGCCGGCGGACGTTCTACCTTCCACCTGCCGGAGAAGTCGCTCGTGTCTGAGCGTCGCTTTCGTAATGTCACGGCCTTCAAACCGGCGCAGCACGTCGCAATGGCCTTCACGGCCGCAACCGGGAGTGCGGAAGAAGGCGTCGCAGCTGTCCCGGGCTGCGCTTGGTCGCCGTGCGAAGTGCAGCCGGAAGTTCACCAGGCATAGTCGTCGTTTCGCGAGAGGACAGCGACCGTATGGCGAAGAAGCCACGCAAGCCGAAGCAACGGGAGGCCCCTGCCGACGGGGGCGCCGCGCCGGACCAGCCGCCGCCAGAGGACCAGAAGGAGCATCGAGAGGCGGTCATCGAGAAGGCCGAGAGCCGCGACCTCAATCAACGCAAGCGGCCGGAAGAGATGCGCATGGACATGATGCGCTCGATCATCACCGAGCCGCTGCTCTCGCAGATTCAGCAGGCGCAGGAACGAAAGGAAACGGGCGCCACCTTCGATGTCATCATCGCGATCAACGAGTTCTTCGAAGGCGGCGTGCCGAACGCCCTCCAGGAGATTCGGACTCGTGCCGAGAAGTGGGGCGTCACGTACGCGACGGTCTCCAACTATTGCTTCGCCACCCTGACTGCCGATCAGGTCCTCAAGCTGGCCGACGAGGCGCGTGCACTGTTTGCCAAGTACGGACGCAGCGGTAGCGTCATCTATCGCATCTGGGAGGACACGGACATCGATGTCACGCTGACGAAATCGCTGGCGACGATCAAGGCCGATGCGGCACAGCGTTCGTTTCGGGCCTTCGGGAGAGAGATAGTCTGGGCCGTGCTTGATTCCGGCGTTCAGGGGGATCACCCGCACTTCGCGGCAAAGGCCACGCCCTTCGGCCCGATGAACACCCTCGCAACAGATGCGCCGCTTGCGCACACCGATTTCACACCGGACGGCAGCCGATCCGAGAACGCGGGCCAGAACATGGCGCTCGTGGACCGGTTCGGCCACGGCTCGCACGTGGCCGGCATCATCGCCGGGTACTGGCAATCACCGTCCGGAACCGAGGAGCCGGTCGTCGGCACCGAAATGCGCAACGAAGCTACGAACGAGCCGATCCGGCAGCGCGATGGGCTCTCGGCGATTTCTGGCGTGGCACCGCTGTGCAAGGTTCTGAGTCTGAAGGTAATCGCCGACGTGACCCTGCCCGGTGCAAGCAAGCAGACGGCGGGGCAGGGCAAGGTCAGCTGGGTGCTCAAGGCGATCGAGCAGATCCAGGAGTGGAACCAGCACGGCAAACGGCTCCTGATCCAGGGCGCGAACCTGAGTCTCGGCTACGAATTCGACCCGCGGTGGTTCGCCTGCGGGCAGAGCCCGGTCTGCGTCGAGGTCAACCGCCTGGTCAAGAGCGGTGTGTCGGTCGTGGTCTCCGCGGGCAACAGCGGCTACTCGACGTTCGTGCTCGCGAATGGTCGCAGCGAAGCGCGGTTCAACGATCTGTCGGTCACCGATCCAGGCAACGCGGAACTCGCCGTGACCGTCGGATCGACCCATCGCGACATGCCGCATACGTATGGCGTGTCGTACTTCTCTTCACGCGGTCCAACCGGCGACGGCCGTACGAAACCTGATCTGCTCGCCCCCGGCGAACGCATCATCTCCTGCGCGGCGGGGCTCGAGGCCGCGAAGTACGGAACGGCACCGAACGGTCAGGGAGAGCCAATCCCGGCGCTGTACTGCGAGCAGACCGGCACCAGCATGGCGGCACCGCACGTCTCGGGCGCGATTGCGGCATTCCTGTCGGTGCGCCACGAGTTCGTGGGACAGCCCGAACGGGTGAAGGAGATCTTCATGGCCAACTGCGTCGATCTGAAGCGAGAGCGGAGCTTCCAGGGGGCGGGCCTCCTCGATCTGATGAAAGCACTTCAGGCGGTGTGAGGTAGATCGGTTCGGTGGCCAACAGCAGGAGAGAAACAGATGGAGACACTGCAGGAATTCGACTTCGTCGCGCTCAACTTCGATCGAGACGGGACGCTGACCAATCCCGCCAGCTGGACCGAATTCAAGGCCGCGGCCGCGCGACCTGGCGGGCCGACCGATGCGATCTTCATCGCGCACGGCTTTCGGAACGACGAGACGGAGGCGCGCGGCCTCTACAGCGAATTCCTCCGGACGTTCCGCAGGAACATGGCGCAAGCGAGCGTCGCCGGTGCGCTCGCGCCACGGCGCTTTCTCGTCGCCGGCATCTTCTGGCCGTCCAAGGCATTCCGCGAGTCGTTCGGCGACGGCGGCGTACAGTCGGCCGACAACGACGCCGTGCAACTCGAGTTCGCCCGCGAGCAACTGGCGGAGCTTCGGGACCTGGCCAGGACGCCCGAGCAGGAGCGCCAGATCGCGGAAGCGATGCGGCTCCTGCCCTCACTCGAGGGGAACGAGGGTGCGCAGGACGAGTTCGCCGCCCTCGTGCTTTCGATCGCGGAGCAGGAAGGAGCGGTGCTGGATCCTTCAGACGGCTTCGACCGGATCCAGAACACGCCGGGCTCGACGCTGCTGGCCAAGCTTCAGGCGCCAGTGATTCTCCCGACTCGACGGCGAGATCCGGACGAAGGCGGAGTGCTCGCGATCGATGACGGTTCGAGCTTTGGCGGTGAGGGAGAGGGCCAGGGCCTCCGTGCAGTGTTCGGCTCGATATTCGGCCGCGTCGGCCAGTTGCTCAACCTGACGTCGTGGTACGTGATGAAGACGCGCTCGGGCACGGTCGGCGAGACCGGGGTGGCGACCTGTGTACGGCAACTGCGGGGCGAGCGACCCGGACTCCGCGTACATCTGGTCGGCCACAGTCTCGGGGGACGCCTGATGGCCGCGTGCGCGAAGGCATTGGCGCAGCCACCCGTCGTCCACGTCCATTCACTGACCTTGCTGCAAGCCGCGTTCTCGCACTTCGGCCTGAGCGCGGACAACCGAGAAGGCACACGCGGGTTCTTCCGCGACGTCATCGAGCAGGAGGTCGTCGAAGGACCGATGGTCGCCACCTTCTCGTTCGAGGATGCGGTCGTCGGCAAGGCGTATGCAATCGCGTCCAGATTGGCCGGCGACAACGTGCAGGCCGTTGGCGATCGGCACGATCCGTTCGGCGGGATTGGCCGCAATGGCGCGCAGAATCTGACCGAGTCGACCGAAGGACCATTGCAGGCTGTCGGGAGTGCCTACGCGTTCTCCCCGCGCGTGGTCCACTGTCTCGACGGCTCTGGCGGGCTCATCACCAGCCACGGTGACGTCGAGAACGAAAATGTGACATGGGCGTTCGCGTCCGCGGTCGCGTCGACGCCGTAGCAGCACGCCGAGGTACTGACGCTCGACGGGGCTGGGCACTGGGCCGCGCCGGCCTCGACGGGTGCCGACACCGACCCAGTCGAGACGGCACGGCAGGAGACGGCCGGGCTGAAATCGTGTCGAGCCTGCGACTCAGCCCACGGACCTGATGCCAAGATCGAGCATCGTGAGGAGACCATTCGCCTTGTTGAGCAACTCACGGCGATGGGCCAGGCCGTTGGCACCCCCGTTGATCTTCTTCGTCAATCCGACGACGTCGTCCCGGTCTGCGAGCCTGTTCAGGTTGTTCTTGTCCCAGAAGAACACGGCGGAGTGCACGGCGTACTCGCTGGACACGAGATCCGGTTCACTGTCGATCCGCTGGTCGTCTACCCAGTTGGCGAACGCCTGATAATTGCTTCGGCCCGTCAACTGGATGAGGCCCCGGCCCCGATACTTCCAGCCATCGCCGCTGGACTCGGCACGGTTGCCCATGCGGTTTGCATACACCCTGTTTGCGATCTTCTCAGGCTGGCGCGCGTACGCGTCGGCTTCTGCCCGCGTCGGAAAATACTTACCGAAGACCTTCATCAGGCCGTCGGCCGAGTAGTTCAGGTTCTCCATGTCGAACCGCATGCAGCCGGACTCGTGCAGGACCTGTGCGAAGAAGTGTGCGAGCCGCAGCCGGGAGTCCGCAATGCCGAACCGCGGCAACGTCTCCTCGAGGTGGTGTACGTACTGCTGGGCGTCCGATTCAGAGACTCCCATTTCCATCAACATTTCGATGCGCGTGCTCATGCGGTCTCCGTTGAGAAGAGGCCACCAGACGGGTCAGCCAGGGTGCCGCTGGTGGGCGAATCAGTCGTGATGTCACGCTCGTGGCAGCAGCCGATATCCCGGGTCGAGGTGCTGATGTGCCATGAGGAGCTGATGGATGTCGAAGGGATGTGTCTGCGTGTCGTGTAGCTCGTTGCGCACGACCTGGAACACGTGACCGAGGCCTGCGGCATCGTCAATGTCGATGTCCGCGCGCCAGTCGCTGCCACTGGTGAAGAAGGTGACCTGAAGGTTTCCGAAGGCGTCGCCGGTCTTGAAGCTGCCGGCCGCCACAAACCCTGGCGGCGGTTTGTGAAGCGCGCCGTTGACCTCGTGAAAGTGATCAGCCTGCACCAGGCTGGGCATCTGCACCCGCAGCGCTTGCGGCACCGAGACGAAGCACCGGTCACGCCGGGCCTCCAGCAGCGTCACGTGCGGGAGCAGGTCCGCCCCATCGGTGAACTGCGTTGCCAGCGACTTCTTTGCGATGTTCAGGAGACCGGCCCTGGCTTCGTCGCTCAGCGCCTCGTAGAGCGCCCGCCCGGTCACCCCCTCGTGGCCGGCGACCGTGTGGCTGCGATCGAGGATGCCCTGGACTCTGGCATCGACGTCATCGAAGTCAGGGAAGACGGCTCGCGCGCGGTCCGGCCGGATTGGAAGCGCGACCGTCTCCTGCCTGGCACCACTCGGAGGGATGCTCACGAACCGCCTGATGGACCGGTACGAGGGTGCCCTCACCTCCAGCACGTACAGTCCTTGCGGTTCACGCCGGAGGTCGTTGATGGCGATCACCCGGGTGGCGTCCACCCCCGACGCTGTCCGCTGATCGTCCAGCACGTGATGACGCAGCCCGACATCGACCCGTTCGGTGAGCGAGTGCCCGTCCACATCGACCAACTTCAGTTCCAGCCGTCCCGTGTGGTCCACTCGTGGTCTCCTCGCGTTGGTCACCTGCGCACTCGCGGCGTCGGCCCGGACACGTCAAGGCGTAGCGCTCAATGTAGAACGTTCGGGAGGGCGCACCCGGACACGTTCCAACGCCGCCACAGCTGTACGTTTTCATGAAGTGTGGCGTTTCACATCTCGGTCGATCTGGTGTGTGCCAGGTCGGAAACAGGCGGGCGCATGCGGAACGCAGGTGGACATTCGCGACCGACACCGTTGCGGGTGATATCGGCCGCCGCGCCCAGGGACTGGATATCGACGTACGTAAACGACTGGGACGCTGGCCATCGCCGCCTGCCAAATGTAGCGCGGCGCTACGACGAGGTCGCTGGCCTTGCGCCGGGCGATGCCCGCAGCACGCGCCGGGACGCGGCTCCGCGGCCGATGGTTGTGACAGGCACCTCATCAGCGCGTGACAGGAGACTCACATGGCAACCAAAAAGTACATTGTCCTGCACGCCAACCGCGGACTCGGCACAGGCGAGCCGTTCAGCGGCGGCGTCGCATCCATCGGCGCGAGCGCGACGACGGCAGCGCCGGTGGCGCAGGTCGAGGTGACCGACCTCACCGAGGAAAACGTGCGCGATCTCGCTCGCGACCCGGAGGTGGCGGCGATCACGCTACCGATGCCGCTGACGATCATCGCGCCCCACGTCGCGGGCGTTGCTGCGCTCTAGCGCGAGTCGCTCACCACGGGTGGACTTCCGGTGACCAGCCTGAACGTCATGGCCAGCGTCCTCGCCACGACGACGCGCACCGGCTTCGCCCCAGGTGTGTCTGCGGCGTTGCGCGGTAATGGGCTCGTACAGGCGCCTCAGGCCTAGGTGCGAGCAGGCGGCATCGGCGTCAGAAGGATCCGCCGGCCGGCGGGCAGCCCAGGCTCCTGCACACGCTGTCGATTCGACTCTCAGGAGGGCATATGCCAACGTGCTTCGTCGTGATGGGGTTCGGTCTCAAGACCGACTATGCGCAGCAGAAGACATTCGATCTCGACAAGTCGTACCGCAACCTGATCAAGCCGGCGGTCGAGGCCGCCGGCTTCACGTGCATCAGGGCGGACGAGATCCAGCACGCCGGCAACATCAACATCCCGATGTACGAACAGCTACTCAATGCGGATCTCGTCATCGCGGATCTGTCCACGGCCAACCTGAACGCCTTCTTCGAGCTCGGGATTCGCTATGCCCTGAAGCCCAGGACGACAATCGTCATCGCCGAGAGCGGCTTCATCATTCCATTCGACATGGGACAGGTCGTCATCCGCCGCTATCAGCACCTTGGGCCTGGCCTCGATTACGACGAGGTCATCGTCAAGAAGCAGGAACTGACACAGGCGTGCACGGAAGTCGTCGCCGCGAGCCGCGATGACAGCCCGGTTTACACGTTCCTGACGAATCTGGCGCCGCCGATGTTGAGAGGGGTCGCGGCGGCCCAGGCACAGGTTGCCAACCAGCAGACTCGCGTCGCGCTGGGCCAAGCGGAGACGAGCGACCAGGCGGCGGCGCTGACGTTGCCGCTCGCCGCGCTGATGGCGAAGGCGATGGAGGCGCGGGCCGGCAAGAGGTTCGGCGAGACGTGCGCCATCCTCGCTGGCGTCAAGGCCGTCCAGGGTGCCGCGGTTGACCCGTTCGTGATCCAGCAACTGGCGCTGGCGACCTACAAGCAGAATGAGAAGGACCCGGCCACGCTGATGGCCGCCCGGGCCGTCCTGAGCGACCTGTCGCCCGACACCTCGATCGATCCCGAAACCCTTGGTCTGTGGGGGGCTGTGCACAAACGCCTGTTCGACGCCGGCGGGTCGACGGAAATGAGCCCGGAGGCGGCGCTGGACGTGGCGATCGAGGCCTACGGACGAGGATTCGTCCTCAAACATGACTATTACAACGGCATCAACTTCGCTTTCCTGCTGGATACGCGAGCTGCCGCGAGCAGCGGGAACGAGGCGATTGCCGACCATGTGCACGCGCGACGGGTGCGGACGAAGGTGCTCTCGGTCTGTGACGAGGCGCTCGCACGAGAAGTGAAGGCCGAGAGTGCGCAGGGTCGGGCGGAAGCCGAGTACTGGCTGCGCGCCACCCGGGCCGAGGCCCGCCTCGGTCTTCGAGAGATCGCCAGCGTCGACGAGGCTCTGAGCGACGCTGCCAACATGACCCCGGCGCCGGAGTCATGGATGATCGACACGACCGCCAGTCAGCTGCGAAAACTCGCACGCCTGTTGGGCATGTGAGCGGGCGCGCGAGTTGCCGTCAGGGCGTATGGCGACAACGCTGATGGGCTCTCCGGCAGGCCGTCTCGCAGGCGCGATAGAAGAGTGCAGAATGTCGGTGGACGTAGCTGCGATGGACACGCTGGAGCTCACGAGTGGCGACACGGCTCCGAGCGACACGGCAATCAATCCGCCATCGCCACCGCATTCGATCGCACGAACAACGTCGAGCAGGTCGTCTGGAGCCAACCGCCGGCGGGCCATTCTGGTGCGGGCGTTCCGAGCGGGACAGTGCCCACAGTCGTACGCTCTCGTGGCTCGCGTCCGTTGAACGCGCCTACACCCCTGGGCCGTTCTCGTGACCCGGGCTGCGACAGGTAACTGGAGGCTTGCTTGCCGATGACGAATGAAAGTGTCTCAAGTGCTTCGGGATCAATCCCGGTGGACGTGCACTCGCCGGCGTCGCAGCGGGTGTCATCGCACCAACTGTCGCAGCACATCGACCACGACCATTGGAAGTGCATCGGCGTGGCGCAAGATCGCGAACCCACTGCGGCCGAAAACACGAGCCGCATAGCGGGGCGCCTCGCGATCAACCGTCACGCAGAACACGGCGATGCCCTGAAGGCGCGCCTCGGCGACCGCCTGGCGGGTGTCCTCCACCCCGTAAGAACCCTCGTAGACATCGACATCGTTTGGCTTGCCGTCGGAAAGGATCAGCAAGAGTCGACGTGCTGCCGACTCACGGGCGAGCGCGGCCGTCGTGTGCCGAATGGCCGCGCCCATGCGGGTGTACCGATCGGAGTCGAGCGCTGCAATCCGACGGTCGACGACGAGGGTCCGGCGCTCGTCGAACGACTTCAGCGACAGCACGGCCACGTCATCCGGCCCCTCGCCTGAGAACGCGAAGATGCCATAGCGGTCGCCCAAGGCATCAAGCGCTTCGCACACGACCAGAAGCGCGTCCTTCTCGACGTCGACGATGCGCCGGGTGTCCGAGACCCAGCCGTCGGTGGACGCGCTGACGTCGGCCAGCAGCGCCACGGCCAGTTGGCGACGCGACCGGCGATGCTCGATGTAGAGACGACCATCGGTGGCAACCCCGGCGCGCTGGTCGGCGCAGGCGCTCACCCATCCGGCGATGTCGGGCTCCGAACCGTCCGTCTGCCGATCCAGCCTGACGTAGCAGGGTCGCAGGCGCTCGAACCGGGCGCGCACGCGGCGTGCGAGCCTGGCATGACGCGCCTTGGCCGCGCCGATCCACGCGACATCTCCCAGCGGCGGCGCCGGCTCGCGCACGATCGCACCCCGGGATCGGTATGCGCGCAGCCGGTGATCCCACTCCGGGTACACCAGGCCCCACCGTGCCGGCGCGATCGGTGTCGACCCTGGAACGCGCTCGACCGGGTCTCCGGAGCGAAGCGCCTCCCTGACCGGCCCCGGCGTGCACACCACGCGGGCCTCGGGCAGATCCGACAGCGAATCGGCCAGTGCTTCAGGGTCGGCGTCGTCATCGCGATCGACTGGCCGCTGCATGCCGAATGGATCTTCGACACTCTCCTGCGGCTCGTCGGCACGGATGACCCAGGTCCCCGCGTTGTCATCGTCCTCGCCCTCAGCGGCGGCACGCACCTCCGGGCGCCGGCGCATCTCGGTCACACGAAGCCTCGGGATCGTGGGTACAGACTCTCC includes:
- a CDS encoding PEP-CTERM sorting domain-containing protein, whose amino-acid sequence is MPEPTTMTLVGVAAAMIGLRAVRRTLLLRS
- a CDS encoding aminoglycoside phosphotransferase family protein produces the protein MAIGTKPAADLIVDASLVHALLQEQHPDLAHLVPVKVSEGWDNAVFRLGDELAVRLPRRAASAPLIEYEQRWLPQLSLRLPVPVPVPVRVGVAGAMFGWSWSVVRWLPGESLLHAALPDPVATGAALERFSRALHQPAPADAPRNPWRGVPLEARTAALHQHLQQLDGVVDRAAVLSLWDRALSAPPWSGPPLWLHGDLHPGNLLVSDGSLSGVIDFGDLTSGDPATDLSLLWMLPRSIRSSFDAWTGEEPDALKTRARGWALALGLAYLTHSRDDPAMAALGQRTIDAALHEP
- a CDS encoding S8 family peptidase; this encodes MAKKPRKPKQREAPADGGAAPDQPPPEDQKEHREAVIEKAESRDLNQRKRPEEMRMDMMRSIITEPLLSQIQQAQERKETGATFDVIIAINEFFEGGVPNALQEIRTRAEKWGVTYATVSNYCFATLTADQVLKLADEARALFAKYGRSGSVIYRIWEDTDIDVTLTKSLATIKADAAQRSFRAFGREIVWAVLDSGVQGDHPHFAAKATPFGPMNTLATDAPLAHTDFTPDGSRSENAGQNMALVDRFGHGSHVAGIIAGYWQSPSGTEEPVVGTEMRNEATNEPIRQRDGLSAISGVAPLCKVLSLKVIADVTLPGASKQTAGQGKVSWVLKAIEQIQEWNQHGKRLLIQGANLSLGYEFDPRWFACGQSPVCVEVNRLVKSGVSVVVSAGNSGYSTFVLANGRSEARFNDLSVTDPGNAELAVTVGSTHRDMPHTYGVSYFSSRGPTGDGRTKPDLLAPGERIISCAAGLEAAKYGTAPNGQGEPIPALYCEQTGTSMAAPHVSGAIAAFLSVRHEFVGQPERVKEIFMANCVDLKRERSFQGAGLLDLMKALQAV
- a CDS encoding glycoside hydrolase family 19 protein, whose amino-acid sequence is MSTRIEMLMEMGVSESDAQQYVHHLEETLPRFGIADSRLRLAHFFAQVLHESGCMRFDMENLNYSADGLMKVFGKYFPTRAEADAYARQPEKIANRVYANRMGNRAESSGDGWKYRGRGLIQLTGRSNYQAFANWVDDQRIDSEPDLVSSEYAVHSAVFFWDKNNLNRLADRDDVVGLTKKINGGANGLAHRRELLNKANGLLTMLDLGIRSVG
- a CDS encoding TRAFs-binding domain-containing protein, producing MPTCFVVMGFGLKTDYAQQKTFDLDKSYRNLIKPAVEAAGFTCIRADEIQHAGNINIPMYEQLLNADLVIADLSTANLNAFFELGIRYALKPRTTIVIAESGFIIPFDMGQVVIRRYQHLGPGLDYDEVIVKKQELTQACTEVVAASRDDSPVYTFLTNLAPPMLRGVAAAQAQVANQQTRVALGQAETSDQAAALTLPLAALMAKAMEARAGKRFGETCAILAGVKAVQGAAVDPFVIQQLALATYKQNEKDPATLMAARAVLSDLSPDTSIDPETLGLWGAVHKRLFDAGGSTEMSPEAALDVAIEAYGRGFVLKHDYYNGINFAFLLDTRAAASSGNEAIADHVHARRVRTKVLSVCDEALAREVKAESAQGRAEAEYWLRATRAEARLGLREIASVDEALSDAANMTPAPESWMIDTTASQLRKLARLLGM
- a CDS encoding nitric oxide reductase activation protein NorD — encoded protein: MAEPEELILEGAHFATRVAREAWRRYGATPEDRATALCAVRTRLEIFLTALLGRSIAIAPMQPPAPVSWLARLARHPSRSRPDGLLHSATDGRRVYLPAAVPPETCGLDALAIYRLMAVQQAVRMVRGTAVVSEDIASGETRDWFLLAEAATVDRWIAREVRGLVPGLSAARAFALASGIGRRPSPFSFAVEDQIQAFLAADPLTPPFTVDADGSPEQSLAWARAQTGRGDRRRYREVLLPWYWGNIIAAHRLLEPATPPAAGESVPTIPRLRVTEMRRRPEVRAAAEGEDDDNAGTWVIRADEPQESVEDPFGMQRPVDRDDDADPEALADSLSDLPEARVVCTPGPVREALRSGDPVERVPGSTPIAPARWGLVYPEWDHRLRAYRSRGAIVREPAPPLGDVAWIGAAKARHARLARRVRARFERLRPCYVRLDRQTDGSEPDIAGWVSACADQRAGVATDGRLYIEHRRSRRQLAVALLADVSASTDGWVSDTRRIVDVEKDALLVVCEALDALGDRYGIFAFSGEGPDDVAVLSLKSFDERRTLVVDRRIAALDSDRYTRMGAAIRHTTAALARESAARRLLLILSDGKPNDVDVYEGSYGVEDTRQAVAEARLQGIAVFCVTVDREAPRYAARVFGRSGFAILRHADALPMVVVDVLRQLVR